In the genome of Aspergillus luchuensis IFO 4308 DNA, chromosome 2, nearly complete sequence, one region contains:
- the SEC62 gene encoding Sec62 family protein translocation protein (BUSCO:EOG09263W7L;~COG:U;~EggNog:ENOG410PGTC;~InterPro:IPR004728,IPR011553;~PFAM:PF03839;~TransMembrane:3 (i260-279o285-303i308-325o);~go_component: GO:0030176 - integral component of endoplasmic reticulum membrane [Evidence IEA];~go_process: GO:0015031 - protein transport [Evidence IEA]): MAAPGQPSPQQIAAMQQQFAAEAARRGMTPEEFAKQQREQLTAEAAKHGMTTEQYVTQLRMRALAAHQRQVEAQRQAAQAQAQGQQPQGQGQAPPQSPAQPGQNLPAPPQPQPQQVTRQVPVNPNNPPDPKALAVAAFLRSQNLKTRTCIMDGQRKEMFKVKRAIRAIESPAYAKAAAKKNSLLPPVTDRASAENVFKLLPLSLLALRVTKVDPHAGHNHGKSKNRVKGLWTVRIEQHQETDPMMHYVWLWEGPQWKQKVMAAAVVAGIFAVVLFPLWPMMLRQGVWYLSVGMMGLLGLFFAMSIFRLILFCITVIAVPPGLWLFPNLFEDVGFVDSFKPLWGWQETKKKKSKKSKNAGGEEPQAAAQSTPSATTTATAAPDTSSTVKRDLAPRVEEVTEE, translated from the exons ATGGCGGCGCCCGGCCAGCCGTCACCCCAGCAGATTGCGGCCATGCAACAGCAGTTCGCCGCCGAAGCTGCTAGGCGCGGAATGACCCCCGAGGAATTTGCCAAACAGCAGCGCGAACAGCTCACTGCAGAGGCAGCCAAGCACGGAATGACAACCGAACAATATGTCACTCAGTTGAGAATGCGAGCTCTTGCCGCTCACCAGAGACAAGTCGAGGCCCAACGACAAGCTGCTCAAGCCCAAGCGCAGGGCCAGCAgccccaagggcaagggcaagcACCTCCTCAATCGCCAGCCCAACCAGGACAGAACCTGCCTGCACCCCCACAGCCTCAACCCCAGCAGGTGACCCGCCAGGTACCTGTGAACCCTAACAACCCTCCTGATCCGAAGGCGCTCGCCGTTGCTGCGTTCCTGCGGTCGCAGAACCTAAAGACACGGACATGTATCATGGATGGGCAGCGGAAGGAGATGTTCAAAG TGAAACGTGCCATCCGCGCCATCGAGTCCCCAGCTTACGCCAAGGCGGCTGCCAAAAAGaactctcttctccctccagTCACCGACCGCGCATCGGCAGAGAACGTCTTCAAGCTTCTTCCCCTGTCCCTTCTTGCTCTGCGCGTGACGAAGGTTGACCCCCATGCGGGCCACAACCACGGCAAGTCCAAGAACCGTGTCAAGGGATTGTGGACGGTGCGCATTGAGCAGCACCAAGAAACCGATCCTATGATGCACTATGTCTGGCTGTGGGAAGGTCCGCAGTGGAAGCAGAAGGTCATGGCTGCGGCTGTAGTAGCAGGAATCTTCGCAGTGGTGCTCTTCCCTCTGtggccgatgatgctgcGCCAGGGTGTCTGGTACCTGAGTGTGGGCATGATGGGTCTGCTGGGATTGTTCTTCGCCATGTCTATTTTCCGTCTTATTCTGTTCTGCATCACAGTCATTGCGGTTCCCCCCGGTCTATGGCTGTTCCCCAACCTATTCGAAGATGTCGGATTCGTGGATAGTTTCAAGCCCCTGTGGGGTTGGCAAGAG accaagaagaaaaagtccaagaagtccaagaacGCAGGAGGCGAGGAACCTCAAGCTGCAGCCCAATCCACTCCGTCCGCCaccacaacagcaacagcagccccGGATACCTCAAGCACTGTAAAGCGAGACCTTGCGCCGCGCGTGGAGGAAGTTACCGAAGAGTAA